The following proteins are encoded in a genomic region of Toxotes jaculatrix isolate fToxJac2 chromosome 3, fToxJac2.pri, whole genome shotgun sequence:
- the si:dkey-19e4.5 gene encoding UBA_like_SF and PTH2 domain-containing protein: MEPSEQSGPDSDSQDVNPVFLQQLRELDIPEEAAKQALLHTRNVSAEEAAMYYFNKLENEEEGDDDLMFKMVFVVNMDLAMGVGKVAAQVGHAAVGLYQALQEKNSWREMAWKWDHSGAKKVVLQGTNVAHLLELQALAMSLSLPTYLVQDAGLTQVEAGSRTVLAIMGEEEMVNNVTGSLKIL; this comes from the exons ATGGAGCCATCAGAGCAATCAGGCCCAGACTCGGACTCTCAGGATGTCAaccctgtgtttctgcagcagctcagagagctgGACATCCCGGAGGAGGCAGCCAAACAG GCACTCCTGCACACTCGGAACGTGTCTGCCGAGGAGGCGGCCATGTACTACTTCAACAAGCTGGAGAATGAG gaggaaggagatgaTGACCTCATGTTCAAGATGGTGTTTGTGGTGAACATGGATCTTGCCATGGGTGTTGGAAAG gtggCAGCCCAGGTTGGCCATGCTGCTGTGGGTTTGTACCAGGCTCTACAGGAAAAGAACAGCTGGAGGGAGATGGCTTGGAAGTGGGACCACAGCGG AGCCAAGAAGGTGGTACTCCAGGGCACAAATGTGGCTCATCTACTGGAACTGCAGGCCCTGGCTATGAGCCTCAGTCTGCCCACTTACCTGGTCCAGGATGCAGGGCTTACCCAG GTGGAGGCTGGGTCCCGCACTGTCCTGGCCATCATGGGTGAAGAGGAGATGGTGAACAATGTCACTGGGAGCCTGAAGATACTCTGA